The sequence CAGGTGCTCAAACAAGCACTTGACCGTTTGCTTTGAGGTACTCGGCTGAGTGCCTAGTCGAGTGGTACTtgagaatcaaaacagaacaccaGAACAAGAAAGAGGTGATGGATGatgttacaaatctatgaaaatctagagaaaagataagagatgatgcaataaagtaaagtaactaaaaatggcaaaacctaggttatgaggtgtctacaAGGTCTGCAGGGTCTCCAGGGTCTGACTTTTGCGGCCATAAGTGcgagtacatatatatagtaaagagagagaagccctagttagctagaggacaaaacagagagtcagctgcaagtgctcgaccatgtgctcggtcgagtgcatagTCGAGTGGTTTGTCTGTCACGTGCATCGAGTCttcgatctgggatgatatctGTTCAGTAAACTCGGGATAACTCTTGAACTACACCTCCCATTGACTTGAAACCACCAGAATTAGAAAGTTCACTCAATTTTctacaactctcatgaaggATGCTGAAGATGAATCACAACGGAAGATCTTCATTCGGATCGATCTTTTAGGAGCTTGTTATGAATCCGACCGTGTGCTCGACCGTGTGTGAGGTCGAGTGTTGTTGTCGAGTGCTTTCTTTTACGTTCTTGATGCTTCtagtcctcttgtttagctccagaaataacaccatGTCCTTCATTAgacttttagagctccataacacctattaatactccaaatgcacaaatgtatgcaatgcatgcttctaaacatcctaagtgcatatttggacagaaatggttataaaacctaaggaatcacTTCTATATGAAGCAAAatatgaactaaacaaggctttaaatatggtaaaatacaGTGACATCAGAATGCCAAAACGCTCCACCCTTGTGTCTTTGTCCCCTTAGCCTCTTTATATAGAGGTAAACTCGATCCTATgcttctcacactctctcatttccttaaaacaatcaaaatctagCTTAAAATCTTTCTCAAGTCCATcttcttgctcaagcttagttcttttggtttttgggttactaacctattaactttgagctttgagtctattcctttcaagttctctttcaaaatgtcttcaaggtaTAGAGAAACATCAAGACAAGCTGCTATTCGTGAAGCTGAAAGCAAGAAAGCTGCTGATCGCTCCCTGGATCATCGTGATACTCAACTCGCATCAAGAAGAGAAGCTGGTGGAAGCACTCGATCACCCACTCGAGCAAGCAAACAACCGAGTGCTGGTtcgagtaggcggtcgagtGGTGTGACGAAGAAGAAACATCAGCCAGTTGAGGAGGATCCAGAGTGAACTGAAAGTGAAGAGGAGATGAAGTTCACTCTTCAAGAGCACATGAGAAGGAACAAAGCAAAGGGAAAGAGGCCAGCAGCTGATGTTCAACAAGAAGAGGTtgaaagagagagtgaagaagaagaagaagaagaggaggaagaagaagaatctggtgGTTTAACTCCAAAACAGCTCTATGAAGCTTTCATGAGTTTGAGCTTccaaggaacaagatatccacACAAGAAGACCTTGGAGAAGCTGGAGATTGCTGAAGATGTAGAGTTTCTCTTTGAGAAGTGCAATCTAAGCAAGATCATGTGATTGTGTATGGAAGGGTGTAGACAAGAGAGCTGTGAGTTCTTAGCCACCATCAAGTTCCACTTCTTCCCAAGGATGGATAAAGAGTTGGGAGCTAGTTGTTGTGACTTCACCATCAAGGGGAGGAAATATGAGCTTTCATTcaagaagatagccaatatcTATGGatttgaagttggtagtgaaAGGAATATGGTTATAGCAAGGGAAGAGCTCTTtgctgtttgggaaaccattggagatagCAACATCTACTCATCTTCTAAATCcaagagctcaaagataaggagtccagtcctaaggtacttccacaaggccttagcaaacaccttctttgctagaaaggagactggaaatttgaatgagggagagcttaagatgattgatgtaGCACTTAATGGCATCATCCTTCAAGCAAGAGATGGGACCATTATCCTTGGTAGTAGTGTCGAGACTGATCTTGCTATGGTCCTCATTGACCAATTGATTTATTATAGAAGCTGGGTAAGCAAGCTATACAAGAGGGACTCAACTGGagttctaaccattggaggcatgaTCACTCCAATGCTAGTAGCTGCCAAAGTACCACTTCAAGGAGAGAAGGCCAAGCCAAGATGAATTGACACCAACTACCTTGCCTCCACTCTCattctagccaaggagatgcaccATGGGAAAcacctcttcaactttgagcatcCAACACTAAGGAAGACTCAGCTTGTTTTACCCAACAAGGCACTTACCACCATAAGTGAAGGGCTAAACAGTGATTTTTGGCCAGCTgctgagtttttgtttgatggGACAACCCAAGTAAGAGAAGATCAAGATGGAGATGTGGagatggctgatggggaagaacaattttattttgaagattatgagccaaatccaagggatagtagaggagtgagagagactagcaagagattgacactcctacaaaagtggaacaagtggcatggaaTAATTTTgacaagttgaagaagaaggtgggaaggatgactaagtccatcaagggtttaaagaaggagattgctatTTTGAAGAGTTGGAATTCTTCACCAGCACCatctagccctttgaggaggagtagttCAACTAAAGCATTCTCTAGAGCTGAAAACCCAGTGGTACCAGCTAGAGCTTCGATGCATGAGCCAATTCAAAGGAGGAGAGATTCAAGTCGCCCAGAACAGCAGTTTCtgaggcactcgaccggttcactcgagcacccactcgaccgagcacctccaatgcactcggccgagtacaTGCCCAGACCTCCCTATGGTTTTCCAGCTCCATCCACTACAAGAAATGTGGGTATTGATAGCACCATAAGATAGCGTTTTGTTTGTATATGCTATGTTTGACTGAATCGTGATTTAAAGATAGCGTTTTGTATATTGTAAACGCTACAAATTATTTAAGCGGTATAATGATTGTGACGCGGGACAATTTTTTGGTTCGAGATCTTTATTATCCCGCTATTGAAAATGGTAAGagggaaaaaactaaaattttgtttaaggcaaaataaaagaaaacccgAAAagtcatttctcatttttttgccaCCATCGTATCAGATCAGATCAACAAGTTCTCGATCTCTTTCGATATCGCTCTCACTCGATTTCTCTCAATATCACTCGCTTTCTCAGTCTCTCCCTCTAATTCTCACTTTATCTCACTCGATTTCTCAGTCTCTCAACTCGATTTCTCACAATCTCCCTGGAATCTTCAATAGGTATGTTTTCATTCACTCGTAGCTTATTTGTTTGTTGGAATGGAAAACGATTTTCATTTGGGGTTCCGATTCTTGGGTTGTGTGAACATTGATGCGGAAGTTTGTGATTTTGGGtatcgattttgattttgggttttgattctTAGTTTCGGTGAACATGCATGTCGAAGTTTGGcacatttattgttttaattttgattttctgttttgattatGATTTTTGGGTTTCGATTTTATGATTGAAACTGTTCTTAATTTATCAATTTCAGAAATGGCGAAGACAAGAGGAGGAGGTCAAGTTGGTCCTCGTCGTAGTAGACGTAATCAAGGCTTGGAGGTAGAAGAGATAACAGGACAAGTTGCTCCAACAGAAACACTAAAGgtgaataagaaaagaaaagcaaagaaagtggCTAAGAGAAGCATGAAAGAAGCTGCTCAAGATGATGAGGTAGAAGATGTTACACCGCAAGCAATGtctgaagatgagaaagaagattcTGAGAAGGGTAATGACAAAGATTTAACACCGGATGCTGATCAGACTGAGAAAGCAATGTCtgatgatgagaaagaagattcTGAGAAGGGTAATGAAAAAGATGTAACACCGAATGCTGATCAGACTGAGAAAGCAATGTATTAAGAGGAGATAGAAGATTGTGAGAAGGGTTTAGAGAAAGATGTAACACCGGAGGCTGATCAGATTGAGAAAGCAATGTCTGAAGATGAGAAAAAAGATTCTGAGATAGAAGCAGAAGCTTGTTTGACTGGACATGAACAACAGGAGGATTAAGAAGAAGCTGGCAATATGGAAGAAGCTGCCAATATGGAAGAAGATGGAGTTGGCAGTGGTCAAGATAATGCGATTCCTAGCAACACTGATGAAGGAATTCAGGTACCGGAGGAAagagtgaaagaaagaaaaaaaagaggaccAACAAAGATGCGTAAAGTGGCTGAAAATCCTAATGAAAAGGTTTCAGTTACTTTCACTGACTTTGGTGATCATGTTGGACCTGGTTCAATAACATTATCATCTTTTCTTGGTGTCCTTGTGAGGGAACACGTTCCGGTTACAATTTCTGATTGGAGGAAAGTTGATGCAGTTACTAAACAAGCAATGTGGGAAGAGATTCAGGTATACATTTATATGaaactattttttgttgaacAGATATGAAACATGTTTGACATTTGCTTGTTGTATGTGATGCAGGGGAGGTTTAACTTGCAAGAAGAATGGCAGAGAGTTGTTATCTTGAAGCAAATGGGAAATATCTGGAGGGCTTGGAAGTCAAGGCTATTTTCAAAAGTACGCGCTGCGAAGACTGCTGCTAAGAGAATAGACTTAAAACCTAGCAACATCCCATCCATTCAAGTGTGGAACTCTTGGGTTAGGAGCAAGANTGCAATGGTCATGATAATGCGATTCCTAGCAACACTGATGAAGGAAGTCAGGTACCGGAGGAAagagtgaaagaaagaaaaaaaagaggaccAACAAATATGCGTAAAGTGGCTGAAAATCCTAATGAAAAGGTTTCAGTTACTTTCACTGACTTTGGTGATCATGTTGGACCTGGTTCAATAACATTATCATCTTTTCTTGGTGTCCTTGTGAGGGAACACGTTCCGGTTACAATTTCTGATTGGAGGAAAGTTGATGCAGTTACTAAACAAGCAATGTGGGAAGAGATTCAGGTATACATTTATATGcaactattttttgttgaacAGATATGAAACATGTTTGACCTTTGCTTGTTGTATGTGATGCAGGGGAGGTTTAAATTGCAAGAAGAATGGCAGAGAGTTGTTATCTTGAAGCAAATGGGAAATATCTGGAGGGCTTGGAAGTCAAGGCTATTTTCAAAAGTACGAGCTGCGAAGACTGCTGCAAAGAGAATAGACTTAAAACCTAGCAACATCCCATCCATTCAAGTGTGGAACTCTTGGGTTAGGAGCAAGACTAACTCAGCTTTCACGGTTAATTATCTACAACTAAGTAACTTTCTTGTTTATATGTCATGTCTGATAGATTTAATCACACAGATATTTATAATGTAGGAAATAAGTAACAAGTACAGGTAGATTAGACAAAATCAGATTCCTCATACCACCAGCCGCAAAGGAATGCTTCGTTTAGCTGATGATATGGAAATAGTAATTgtcaaatatctatatatattgtatatcttGTTAGAATAAAATGGtattgaaatatttatgtactttatatagaaaaaaaaagagtagagacCCAAGTAAGGTGACGAGGAGTAAGGTATGGATTGCGGGACACACTCACGTTGATGGTAGACCTGTGAAGCCTCAATTTGCTGAGACTATTGTAAGAATTCTGGAacttgttatattgtttataattAAATGTGTGTATAATTACAATCACTTGATAATCACTCTGAGTTTTCTTGTGTTTAAATGTTTGTATCATGAGCAAATACAATCACTTGATAGTCAAATGGACTCTACATCAACTGCTGATAACATAAGGGAAGATGCTGTGAGCAAGATTTTGGGAAAAGACAAACCTGGACGAGTAAGGGGGTTTGGTAGAGGGATTACGACTACTAAGTTAGCATTTCTGCAATCTAGAGACGCAAAGATGGCAGAAATGAAAAGTGAGATTGAAGAGTTAAAGGGCATTGTCCGAGACTTAGCTGGAAAGAAGGTAATCCATTTCGTTATTGTTTGGtcaattggtttggttttaagaCATTTACGAATTCATTTTCCTTATTTCAGACAAGTAATAGTGATACTGAAACATCTGAGAGTATTGGTGGATTCTAAGAAGGAGCTAGAGTACAAATATTTGATTGGATTCAATCAGGAGATGTAGTTGTTGGTGAAGGAGAATTATGCTCTGCTGAACCGATGTACAAAATTGGTCGTATACCAATTGGTCCTAATGCAATGGCTATCCTTGTTAAGTCAACACTAAGCTCAGAAGCTTCTCTCTGGAGGCCTATAACCGATGTGCTATATCTTGAGGAAGCTGTGGGATGCAAAATACCTTGGCCAATGGACAAGGTGCTTTTGTATACGGATCCAGTCGCTTCTGAAGATGTATCCATGGTAAAGTTttcaaatcttcttttcttgtggTTAAGTGATATATTTCTAATCATTATCTGTCTACATTTTAGCAAAACAAGGAAGGTGAAACTCGAAGATGCAAAATATATGATTGGACTAATGAAGACGATGAGGTTATTGTTGAAGGTGTTGTGTGCTCAACTAACTCCAAAGAGAAGGTTAACAATATATCTCTAGGTCCAAGTGCTGTTTGTATTGAAGTTGTGATGGTTTTCAATGATAATGCTCATTTGTGGAGGCCAACTACTGAAGCTAGTTTAATTGGTGATGCAATTAACGAGAAAATTGCATGGCCAGTCCTAAAGATTGACGTCACGGCTGCAACCACTACAGATGCAACACTACCTAAAGTCACGGTATGTTATTGAAATTAagttatttcatttgtttgtctGTTGATTGATGTTGGAACTTTCATTGATGTTGGAACTTGTTTCTATTATTTGCTTAGAGTTGTAGAGTCCAGGCAGCAATAGTTCCACCAGAAGTCCAAAGCAGAAGTGTTATCTTTTATATTGCAGCAACTCTGGATGTAAGGTAGCTGAAGGAAGAGTAGTTTCAACAGATCCGAACGAGACATGCCATCATGTACCCATAGGTCCAAATGCAAGCAAGGTCTTGGTTGAAGTGGCTAAGATTGGTAATGCAAAGGTATGGAGGCCAAATTCAGAGATTGAATACATTTCTGATGCAATAGGTTCAGTTGTAGCATGGccaaatgataaaataaagtttgtgTGAATGGATGGGATGTTGCAattgttggaatttttatttgtattgtaatgaatttttattttggttaatgacTGATTAGCAATTGTTGGAATTTGTATtgtaatgaatttttattttggttaatgacTGATTAGCAATTGTTGGAATTTGACCGGTGcggaaaatttcaaaaattaaaccgGTTTGGCTAATTAAACCGGTGCtggaaatttcaaaattaaaccggtTTGGAGATGTCTAAATTAAACCGGTGCtggaaattttgaaaattaaaccGGTTTGGACATGTCTAAATTATGTCTAAATTATGTTCAAACCGGTTTGGAGATAAAACCAGGAACATTTCATCGATTATGTCTAAATTAAACATGTTTCAATTATGTCTAAACTAAACCGGTTATGTCTAAACCGGTTTGctaaaaaattgtattgttgTGCTTCCTTTGTGCTCTAtactcaaaaacataaaattaaaactctAAACCTCAAACATTATAGTTaaatttctaaatcctaaagtataaaacataaacactaaactccaaagtctaaaccctaaaccctaaaccctataccctaaactaAAACTTAGTGTTGGAATACTAACTTATATTAATTgttcttaattataaaatttacaattataagaaataatattctaacattaaaaaagtaatttattttatatgataatttttggatttaaaatgtaaaaaacaacTCTTAACCAATGAGAAGTAACCTCCCAGATTATAGGATGAATCCTACACCGTTAGATAACGCCGACTATGATCTCAGCCGTCCTTTCTTATTGTAGACGCGATTAATGTACACCGTTGATATGTCTCGCTAACTTTGATCTGGCCCGTTAATTGTTCTTAGCCAATAAGCAGTAACCTCCGAGATTGCAATCTTGGCGAAACCTACACCGTTGATCTGTCTAGCTAACTTTGATCTGAGCCGTTATTCTTCTTAGCCAATGGTGCTAACCTCTGAGATCGCAAGCTTACAGAACACAACTCATCTTTAGGGTTTACCAAAACTTCCCCAACTCTTCCTTTGTGTTCACCAAATCGTTTCAGAACGGATCCATCTCCATCATGACCAAATGGATAAGACATGGATTTCGCTGCCAAGGTATACAGTAAATTCAGTCAAGCTTACTTACATTAACCAACAAAATTCTTTTCGATGCCAAATGGAAATCTAAATTCTTTTCCAATTTACAATGTAGGAATAGCATCGAGCACTTAGAAGGAGCACCAAAATTCGCCAATTCATCAGCAAGAAGATTGGGCAATCTGTCTGAAATGTTATGCCCATGTAGAGATTGTCGTAATGTATGCCATCAGTCTATAGATGAAATTATTGAGCATCTAGTGATAAGGGGTATGGATAAGAAGTATAAGACTTCTTGTTGGAGTATTCATGGTGAAAAAAAGCATCTACAGAAGATAGTGGTCCTCAACATGAAACAGAGGCATTTGACTTGTTTAAGACAGCATTCTCTATGGGTGAAGGTGAACCAAAACAGAGGAATGATGATGAAGCATTAGAGGCAAACGACGGTGAAGCAGTAGAGGAAACTGAGTTTAGGAAAAAGTTAAGAGAAGCTGAAACTCCATTGTACTCTGATTGTATCAAATACACAAAGGTTTCAGCAATTATGGGACTTTACAGATTCAAGGTCAAGAGTGGTGTGTCAGAGAGCAACTTTGATCAGCTGTTGGATTTAATTCAGGACATGCTACCTGAAGACAATGTATTTCCGAAGAGTTTAGCTGCTATCAAAAAATTTCGTAAGATATTTGGTTTCAGATACGAAAACATTCATGCTTGCAAGAATGATTGCATACTATATAGGAAGGAATTTGAGAAGTTAGATAGCTGTCCAAGATGCAAAGTTTCAAGATGGGAGAAGGATAAGCACAATAATGAGATAAAGGTTGGGATTCAAGCAAAGGCCCTTAGATATTTTCCAATCAAGGACAGATTTAGGAGGATGTTTAGATAAAAAAAGATGGCTGAAGATTTGCGGTTGCACTATACCAATGGCACTGAAGATGGTACAATGTGACACCCCGTTGATTTTATATCATGGGCACAAGTGAATGCTACATGGCCAGACTTTGCTGCTGAACCAAGGAATCTTTGACTTGGAATTTCTACAGATGGGGTGAACCCTTTCGGCATGCAAAACACCAATCACAGCACATGGCCAGTGTTGTTGGTGAACTATAACACACCTCCGACTATGTGTATGAAGGCTGAATATATAATGTTGACTTTGTTGATCCCTGGTCCAACAGCTCTTGGGAATAACATAGATGTTTACTTGGCACCACTGATAGATGATTTAAAAGATTTGTGGGCTGAGGGTATTGAAGTCTATGACTCATTTGCGAAGGAGAATTTCACACTTAGAGCCATGCTGCTTTGGAGTATCAATGACTACCCAGCCTTAGGAACATTGTCTGGATGTAAAGTGAAGGGGAAACAAGCTTGCAATGTATGTGGAAAAGATACACCTTTCAGATGGCTTAAGTTTAGCCGTAAGTTTTTCTATATGGGTAATAGAAAGAGACTACCGCCTGGGGATCGTTACAGATATAAAAAAGCTTTGTTTGACAACACTGTTGAGGACGGGAATGCCAAAAGGATACAAACTGGCGCTCAAATATATGAGACACTACAAGCTTTTAGGAATGATTTTGGAAAACCTCTACACaaggaaattaaaagaaaaagaactgagttggaagatgatgaagtggatcaagaagaagagtgtgaaGAATCAAATGATCTATGTCggtggaagaagagatcaataTTCTTTGAACTACATTACTGGAAGGTAAAGTAAAGTAATTGAACTATATTCTCTTATTGTTGGATTTGAATAAGCTAGCATAACAGTTTGTTCCTTAATGTGTTAGGATTTGCCTGTTCGTCATAATATTGATGTTATGCACGTAGAAAAAAATGTGTCGGATGCTATATTGTCTATCTTGATGCAAAGTGCTAAGTCCAAAGATGGTTTGTAAGCAAGAAAAGACTTAGAAGATATTGGAATCAGAAATCACTTGCACACAGAGGTCAGGGGAAAGAAACCGTACTTACCTCCAGCAGCCTACTGGTTatccaagaaagaaaagacCATTTTCTGCCAAAAGGTTATCTAAGTTTAGAGGTCATGATGGTTATTGTGGTAATATTGCGAATAGTGTTTCAGTTAACCCTCCAAATATAGATAGTTTAAAGTTGCATGATCATCATGTCCTAGTACAGAACTTGTTACCAGCTGCATTAAGAGGGTTGTTACATAAGGGTCCTAGGATTGCCATCAATAGATTATGCAGTTACTTCAACAGGTTGTGTCAACGCATCATCGACCCGGAGAAACTAACGACAATGGAGACAGAGTTTGTGGAAACAATGTGTCAACTGGAGCGCTTCTTCCCTCCATCCCTTTTTGATATTATGTTCCACCTTCCAATTCATCTATCAAAAGAGGCACGTTTGGGAGGACCAGTACATTTCCGCTGGATGTATCCCTTCGAAAGGTTTGATGTACTCATTTGCTTCAATATATGTATTTCCTGCAATTATGTTCAACTAATATTCATTTCTTGACTGAGTTATAGGTACATGAAAACACTTAAGGCTTTTGTTAAGAATCATGCAAGGCCAGAAGCATGTATGGCTGAGGGGTATTTAGCTGGAGAATGCGTTGCATTTTGTTTAGAGTTCCTTAAAGATTCAGTACCAGTTCAAGAAACAGTTAATCGCAATGAAGATATTGAGGCTGATAGAAGCGTGGTTGAAGGTCGACCTCTGCAGAAGGGTATAGAAGTTACCCTATCAGATAAAGATAGAGACATTGCACATCGCTATGTGCTAATGAACATGGCATCTTTGGATCCTTATATTGAGTAAGAGGTAACCATTTATGTTTCAtctacttattattattataatttcattctCAAAACTTTTGTTTAATGTAAAATCAGGATGCATTTGGAAGAATTACAAGCTAATGATGCTCGATGTGCTAAAAATGAATCTTTGTTATGGAAAAACCATACTGAGCAGTTTGCATAATGGCTTAAAATAAAGGTTTCCAGATGCAACTTGTCTTCttgattatttgttataaaGCTTGTTAAATTGACTGATTAGCTTGTTAGGTTCATGATAATGTTTTGCTTGATGACTTGTTAGCTTATCTTATAGCTTGATGGCTGGTCTTCTTGGACCAGATTGTTAGCTTATCTTGTAGCTTGATGAATGGTTAGCTTAGCTTGTAGCTGGATGACTAGTTTTCTTGCCACAGATTGTTAGTTTCATGATCATGTTTTGCTTAGTGACGGGTTAGCTTAGGTTGTATCTTGATGACTGGTATTCGTGATTATCATTTTAGTACTTCAGCTTGATGATCAAGGTTGGAATTTTACTGTGGCAGATTCATTCAGACTCAACAAATAGTCATTCTAAGGAGATAAGGTGGTTGGCATTTGGACCAAGAAATGTTGCTTTAGCACATAAAAGATTTATCGTTAATGGGAAACGGTTTAACACAGATGCGGTTAAGCGGAAGACACAAAACAGTGGAGTAACTTATGAAGCATTTAGCATGTGTAGATCAAGTGCTCGAGATATGAGACAAGTCGCTGATATGCTTACATATTATGGAGTGATAAAGGAGAATTTACTTATGGACTATCACATGTTCAAAGTGCCGCTGTTTAGATGCAATTGGGCCAACACAGGGAATGGTGTGAAGGAGGAAGATGGTTTCACTCTTGTCAACCTTCATTTGAACCAAACAGCCTATTTGAAAGATCCATTCATTCTACCTTCTCAAGCAAAACAGGTTTTCTATTCTAGGGAAGATGATAATTCAAATTGGTATGTTGTTATGAGAGCACCACCTAGAGGCTATCATGAGTTGGAAACAGAAGAGGATTTAGGTGTTGCACCTTTGCTTGTCCAAGAAGTCGATGATTTGGATGATGAAActtgtgatgatgatagtgTTTATGTTAGGGATGATTGTGAAGGCTTGTTAGTGGTAGATTGATAGATGTTTGTGGTTTTTGTAAACAATGAAATTTGTTATGGTTTtctaaacattaaaatatatttatatattttgtattaattttaattggttttttttacaaatattcgaaataaatattttattttaaataataaataattcgtaattcattttaataaataaattttgaataatttaaaaacaaactaataacacgAAACATTTGCTATCTTTGCTATAggtaaaatcaaattaatgagTTTTAATAGCATTTGTATCAcgttattataaatattaacaattgCACAGAAGACAGCGATATCGTTGTATAGTTAACTATAGCAAACTGGCAATCTGCTATTAAAAGTGTCCGACCCACTATAACGGGCGATCTCAGAGCGTTTTAGGAAATGCTATAATTGTAAACTCATAGCGTTTAACAGCCGTTATTAATACCCATATTTCCTGTAGTGAGCAGGCTATCCCTATGGCCAAgcttaccctcccatcccaccccaatacttcatggatccagcccTTTTGCAGCAATACTACCAGCAGCAAGGACAACAATTTttcccaccaccaccaactcgaccagcccactcgaccgagcactcgaccgagtaccagtcgATGGCCATCGTCGAGTTGCCTCCTTCCCCACCTCAAAATCTAGCTCCAAGCTCCAGCTACACATTTGACAGCATGAATaaggatgtggacaacttcttccacaacccaTAAGGTACCAATATCACCTCTCtattgtaaataccattgcatctctagttttatttcattttgagtcttgaatcctctttgaaatttctcttacacagtGGACTGTGTAatataagtttgggggagggtttgagatagtatttgatgttgtgttttgtattcttatttcaaatttttagcattatcatgtatttgcatttcatctaaggcatagaaaaaaacaaaaaaaaattgaaattttttgcaaaaatctttataaaaaaaagagtgttcatgtagttttcATTGCACATTAGGAttttgtttagcatgtttcatataggactgtttaatatttgcattagggatctatgatgagtttaaccttgttagcttgtttaaattcactaaactaggatcaatgcccaagttaatagtattttgatgctagttgagtagctagaagcataagattgaaccaagctttgaattcctgcattgcatttggtctaaattgaagcatgttgtgatttgatgtcatttcctacttataagaacctaatattgacttttaattatcaatttgt comes from Camelina sativa cultivar DH55 chromosome 19, Cs, whole genome shotgun sequence and encodes:
- the LOC104768086 gene encoding acidic leucine-rich nuclear phosphoprotein 32 family member B-like; translated protein: MAKTRGGGQVGPRRSRRNQGLEVEEITGQVAPTETLKVNKKRKAKKVAKRSMKEAAQDDEVEDVTPQAMSEDEKEDSEKGNDKDLTPDADQTEKAMSDDEKEDSEKEEIEDCEKGLEKDVTPEADQIEKAMSEDEKKDSEIEAEACLTGHEQQED
- the LOC104768087 gene encoding uncharacterized protein LOC104768087, producing the protein MAEDLRLHYTNGTEDDGVNPFGMQNTNHSTWPVLLVNYNTPPTMCMKAEYIMLTLLIPGPTALGNNIDVYLAPLIDDLKDLWAEGIEVYDSFAKENFTLRAMLLWSINDYPALGTLSGCKVKGKQACNRSGERNRTYLQQPTGYPRKKRPFSAKRLSKFRGHDGYCGNIANSVSVNPPNIDSLKLHDHHVLVQNLLPAALRGLLHKGPRIAINRLCSYFNRLCQRIIDPEKLTTMETEFVETMCQLERFFPPSLFDIMFHLPIHLSKEARLGGPVHFRWMYPFERYMKTLKAFVKNHARPEACMAEGYLAGECVAFCLEFLKDSVPVQETVNRNEDIEADRSVVEGRPLQKGIEVTLSDKDRDIAHRYVLMNMASLDPYIEMHLEELQANDARCAKNESLLWKNHTEHLMIKVGILLWQIHSDSTNSHSKEIRWLAFGPRNVALAHKRFIVNGKRFNTDAVKRKTQNSGVTYEAFSMCRSSARDMRQVADMLTYYGVIKENLLMDYHMFKVPLFRCNWANTGNGVKEEDGFTLVNLHLNQTAYLKDPFILPSQAKQVFYSREDDNSNWYVVMRAPPRGYHELETEEDLGVAPLLVQEVDDLDDETCDDDSVYVRDDCEGLLVVD